One window of Elaeis guineensis isolate ETL-2024a chromosome 11, EG11, whole genome shotgun sequence genomic DNA carries:
- the LOC105053660 gene encoding uncharacterized protein isoform X2, translated as MAEAAEETVKKIQIYSSSSSSSSRQVTPFWKEKYERDAKKYWDIFYKRHQDRFFKDRHYLDKEWGQYFQGGGKLVVLEVGCGAGNTVFPLLTTYHDIFVHACDFSPRAIDLIKGHQDFTADKINAFVCDLTVNKLSEIIQPSSVDIVTMVFVLSAVAPEKMPLFLQNIRKVIKPNGRVLFRDYAVGDLAQERLTCKEQQISENFYVRGDGTRAYYFSEEFLTNMFAQNGFDVEEVGICNKKVENRSLELVMNRRWIQAVFPLTPLSSQRSARRLDLVDHEGNRHTGNYLKDQDDIEIDLSESITTMFGVSPSIDEEIKIKANGYDFRIKALAKEYQHTCKSTGLMLWESARLMCNILAENPSIVSGKRVLELGCGSAGICSMIAIQFAKLMVSTDGDIETLNLLRQNIISNVKPDLMNKMIVKKLTWGNKEDVKAIKDLCSHEGGFEVIIGTDVTYNHDAILPLFETARELISDIESGDSKPALILCHIQRRVDEGSIISIASRFGFRLMDKWANGMHPGNGMISSWFGEDIKYGTTFQNAPLAILYFII; from the exons ATggccgaggcggcggaggagacGGTGAAGAAGATTCAGATATACTCgtcgtcttcctcctcctcttcgaGACAAGTAACTCCCTTCTGGAAAG AGAAGTATGAGAGGGATGCTAAGAAATACTGGGATATCTTCTACAAGCGTCACCAAGATAGG TTCTTTAAGGACCGGCACTACTTGGACAAGGAATGGGGACAGTACTTCCAG GGCGGGGGAAAGCTTGTTGTTTTGGAG GTTGGCTGTGGAGCTGGAAACACAGTTTTCCCTTTACTCACCACATACCATGATATTTTTGTTCATGCATGTGATTTTTCACCACGTGCCATTGACTTGATAAAG GGACACCAAGACTTCACAGCTGACAAGATCAATGCATTTGTTTGTGATCTCACTGTAAACAAACTCAGTGAAATAATACAGCCTTCATCTGTTGACATTGTAACCATG GTTTTTGTGTTGTCTGCAGTAGCTCCAGAAAAGATGCCTTTATTTTTGCAGAATATCAGAAAGGTTATTAAA CCAAATGGTCGTGTGCTTTTCCGAGATTATGCCGTTGGCGACCTTGCCCAG GAGAGATTGACTTGCAAGGAgcaacagatcagtgagaatttTTATGTCAGAGGTGATGGTACT CGTGCATATTACTTTTCAGAGGAGTTTTTGACAAATATGTTTGCACAAAATGGTTTTGATGTTGAGGAAGTTGGCATCTGCAACAAAAAAGTGGAGAACCGGTCACTAGAACTAGTGATGAATAG gcGTTGGATTCAAGCTGTTTTTCCCCTCACCCCTTTAAGTTCTCAGAGATCAGCTAGAAGACTTGATCTTGTCGATCATGAAGGGAATAGGCACACTGGTAATTATCTGAAGGATCAAGATGATATAGAAATTGACCTGTCTGAGAGTATTACGACCATGTTTGGTGTATCACCATCTATTGATGAG GAAATCAAGATCAAAGCTAACGGTTACGACTTCAGAATAAAAGCACTTGCCAAAGAATATCAGCACACTTGCAAATCAACAGGACTTATGTTATGGGAATCTGCTCGTCTCATGTGTAATATATTAGCTGAAAACCCCTCAATTGTATCTGGGAAAAGGGTGTTGGAGTTAGGTTGTGGCTCTGCTGGTATTTGCTCAATGATAGCTATTCAGTTTGCTAAGCTCATGGTCTCAACAGATGGAGATATAGAAACTCTGAATCTTTTGAGACAGAATATCATCTCAAATGTGAAACCGGATTTGATGAACAAAATGATTGTTAAAAAGTTGACGTGGGGAAATAAGGAGGATGTGAAGGCCATTAAAGATCTTTGTAGCCACGAAGGAGGTTTTGAAGTGATCATAGGCACTGACGTAACTTACAACCATGATGCTATTTTGCCTCTGTTTGAGACTGCAAGGGAGCTGATTTCTGATATAGAGAGTGGGGATTCAAAGCCAGCTCTTATTCTCTGCCATATTCAAAGGAGGGTAGATGAAGGCTCGATAATCTCAATTGCATCACGATTTGGATTTCGGCTTATGGATAAGTGGGCTAATGGAATGCATCCAGGTAATGGCATGATCAGTTCTTGGTTTGGTGAAGATATTAAATATGGAACCACTTTTCAGAATGCACCACTAGCTATATTGTATTTTATTATCTGA
- the LOC105053660 gene encoding uncharacterized protein isoform X1: protein MGTVLPGSGGGKLVVLEVGCGAGNTVFPLLTTYHDIFVHACDFSPRAIDLIKGHQDFTADKINAFVCDLTVNKLSEIIQPSSVDIVTMVFVLSAVAPEKMPLFLQNIRKVIKPNGRVLFRDYAVGDLAQERLTCKEQQISENFYVRGDGTRAYYFSEEFLTNMFAQNGFDVEEVGICNKKVENRSLELVMNRRWIQAVFPLTPLSSQRSARRLDLVDHEGNRHTGNYLKDQDDIEIDLSESITTMFGVSPSIDEEIKIKANGYDFRIKALAKEYQHTCKSTGLMLWESARLMCNILAENPSIVSGKRVLELGCGSAGICSMIAIQFAKLMVSTDGDIETLNLLRQNIISNVKPDLMNKMIVKKLTWGNKEDVKAIKDLCSHEGGFEVIIGTDVTYNHDAILPLFETARELISDIESGDSKPALILCHIQRRVDEGSIISIASRFGFRLMDKWANGMHPGNGMISSWFGEDIKYGTTFQNAPLAILYFII, encoded by the exons ATGGGGACAGTACTTCCAG GCTCCGGCGGGGGAAAGCTTGTTGTTTTGGAG GTTGGCTGTGGAGCTGGAAACACAGTTTTCCCTTTACTCACCACATACCATGATATTTTTGTTCATGCATGTGATTTTTCACCACGTGCCATTGACTTGATAAAG GGACACCAAGACTTCACAGCTGACAAGATCAATGCATTTGTTTGTGATCTCACTGTAAACAAACTCAGTGAAATAATACAGCCTTCATCTGTTGACATTGTAACCATG GTTTTTGTGTTGTCTGCAGTAGCTCCAGAAAAGATGCCTTTATTTTTGCAGAATATCAGAAAGGTTATTAAA CCAAATGGTCGTGTGCTTTTCCGAGATTATGCCGTTGGCGACCTTGCCCAG GAGAGATTGACTTGCAAGGAgcaacagatcagtgagaatttTTATGTCAGAGGTGATGGTACT CGTGCATATTACTTTTCAGAGGAGTTTTTGACAAATATGTTTGCACAAAATGGTTTTGATGTTGAGGAAGTTGGCATCTGCAACAAAAAAGTGGAGAACCGGTCACTAGAACTAGTGATGAATAG gcGTTGGATTCAAGCTGTTTTTCCCCTCACCCCTTTAAGTTCTCAGAGATCAGCTAGAAGACTTGATCTTGTCGATCATGAAGGGAATAGGCACACTGGTAATTATCTGAAGGATCAAGATGATATAGAAATTGACCTGTCTGAGAGTATTACGACCATGTTTGGTGTATCACCATCTATTGATGAG GAAATCAAGATCAAAGCTAACGGTTACGACTTCAGAATAAAAGCACTTGCCAAAGAATATCAGCACACTTGCAAATCAACAGGACTTATGTTATGGGAATCTGCTCGTCTCATGTGTAATATATTAGCTGAAAACCCCTCAATTGTATCTGGGAAAAGGGTGTTGGAGTTAGGTTGTGGCTCTGCTGGTATTTGCTCAATGATAGCTATTCAGTTTGCTAAGCTCATGGTCTCAACAGATGGAGATATAGAAACTCTGAATCTTTTGAGACAGAATATCATCTCAAATGTGAAACCGGATTTGATGAACAAAATGATTGTTAAAAAGTTGACGTGGGGAAATAAGGAGGATGTGAAGGCCATTAAAGATCTTTGTAGCCACGAAGGAGGTTTTGAAGTGATCATAGGCACTGACGTAACTTACAACCATGATGCTATTTTGCCTCTGTTTGAGACTGCAAGGGAGCTGATTTCTGATATAGAGAGTGGGGATTCAAAGCCAGCTCTTATTCTCTGCCATATTCAAAGGAGGGTAGATGAAGGCTCGATAATCTCAATTGCATCACGATTTGGATTTCGGCTTATGGATAAGTGGGCTAATGGAATGCATCCAGGTAATGGCATGATCAGTTCTTGGTTTGGTGAAGATATTAAATATGGAACCACTTTTCAGAATGCACCACTAGCTATATTGTATTTTATTATCTGA